The genomic window TGTCACCATTGCTGCAACCTCCAAACACCACGGTTCAGACAGTCTCGCACCTCATCGATTACGAGAACTGGACGTGGAGATAGGAACTGGTCAGGACGACCTTCATCGCCCCGGATGCTGATGCAGTTCTTAACATCCCAATcagaaggggaggaggagaggatTTCTATGCTTGGGCCTTTGAAAGATCAGGCAACTACACTGTTAAATCGGCGTACCGTGCTCTAGTGACTCGGAACGAGCGCTctgctctagaggaagggacgacTACCGGTGCTTCTCGAGATGAAAAACAGATGTGGATGGCCCTCTGGAAGCTCAAAGTGATCCCAAAGGTACGAGTGTTCTGGTGGAGGGTACTGAGAGGGATCCTACCGGATGAATGTACTCTAAAGTATCGCCACAACTCAGTCTTAAACACTTGTAAAGTTTGTTTGGCAAGGGAGGAGGATCTCATGCATGCGCTCATCAATGTTCCCATGCACGACACTTCTGGGATGAAGCTTGTGCTTGGTTTGATTTGCGGCTTCCTCGACTACACCCACACTCGTGGGCTAGAGACATTCTATGTGGAGATCGGATCAGGGAAGAAGATCGAGCAAAAATTATTACCATCATGTGGACGATCTGGCATTCTCGCAACCGGATCAAATATGGGGAAGAGGGGAGAGATCCAACAGCTGCAATCAGGTCAACTAGGGAGGCCCTTGCGCTGCTGGAGTTGCCTCAGAAGGAAACTAACGTCCTGCCAGGTTTCGGATGGCGGCCTCCCGAGCCAGGTATGATCAAGATAACGACGGATGGTGCACTCAATGTGGCAGAGGGTCGAGGAGGCGCGGGTGGTGTAGCCCGCTCCGAGTCATCGCTACTGGGAGCTTGGTGCAAACCGTTCGGTGACATTTCAGATCCACTAATTATGAAAGCCCTTTCAATGCGGGAAGGAGCACCGTTTGCAAAACTTCGAGGCCTATCGCATGTGGTAATGGAGACCGACTACGAGGAGTTAGATCAACTCTCTAATACTTGTCACAACTCTCGTTCGATTGTGGCTCCTATCCTAGATGAAATAGGAGAGCTAGtttttgaaaggaaaaaaaaaacagtTTTTAAGATTCAGCATGTAAACATGGCAGCAAACTTACCGGCGCATCTCTGTGCAAAACGTGCATGCACTCTGAATGTGACCGATTGTTGCTCGAGGAGACCCCTAGCTTCTTGGTAACTAGCCTCTTGGCTGATTGTCCGGGAACATTTTGTTGAACAAAGTTCTCTGATTTGCCCGGAAAAAAAATGGAGTAGTACATAGCATTGTTGACTTGTGACGAAGTGGACTCCTGCAAGTAGCCTATCTAGCTCCCCCTGTTCTGTTCTTCATCTGCATCGGCAAGCCACCTCCCATGCGCAGCGTCAGCGACATGACGAGCCGAGGGTGGCCCTCGCCGCCGACGTGCCGGAGGCTGAACCTCTCCAGCACGCCGGCCACGATGGACTTCATCTGTATGTAGGCCATCTCCTTGCCGAGGCACATCCTCGGCCCCGCGTGGAACACCGGGTACTTGGTCGTGCTCTCCGGCCGGAACACCCCCTCCTCGTCCAGCCAGCGCTCCGGCCTGAACTCCGTGCAGTCCGCGCCCCATAGCTCCTCCAGCCGCGCCATGGCGTACGCGCTGTAGGTGACCTGCCATCCTTTGCCGACGAACGTGCCGTCGGGCAGGACATCTTCGCGCTGGCAGCAGTGCGTGTCCATGGCCACGGGCGGGTACAGCCGCATCGACTCCGTGATCGCGGCGTGCAGGTACTGCATCGAACGCACCTCCTCGTAGCCGAACGCCGCATCCGATTCCCCCTCCCCGCTCGAGGCGCGCACCGCGCGGACCTCACACACGATCTTGTCCTCCACGTCGGGTCGGCCGGACAGCACCCAGAAGAACCAGCTGAGGGCCGACGACGTCGTGTCCCGCCCGGCGACGATGAAGTTGGTGACCACGTCCCGGAGGCTCTCGTCGCTGTGCTCGCCGCTCGAGGCGAAGCGCGAGAGGAAGTCGTCCTTGCGGGCCAGCCCGGCCACCCCCCCTCTCGCCGCGCTCGCGGACGGCCCTGTCGATGTACCCGTGGATCGTGGCGACCGCGTCGCGCATCCGCCTCTCCGGCTCCACGTTGAGCAGCTTCTGGAGTCGCCACGCCCACTTGACCGGCGACATGAACCGGGCCATGACGATGTTCTGCGCGTCAGTCAAGGCGCGCATGAACTCGGCACGCCCGTCCACCCCCGGTCCGTCCTCCTCGGCGAGGCACGCCGGGTCCTCGTCGAAGACGACGCAGCAGATGGTGTCGAACGCGAAGCGCTCGAGCACGTCCTGCACGTCCAGCGTCCGGCCGTCCCGTTCTGCTCGGGAGAGCAGCGGCAGCAGCCGATCGACGACCTCGGAGCTGACGGTGCTGACCATAAAGTTCCTCAGCGAGCGCTTGTTGAACTCGTAGCTGGCGGCTTTGCGCTGCGAAAGCCAATGGTCGCCGTCGGAGTTGAAGATGCCGTGACCGAGCAAGTCCTCGATCACGGACACCACGAACTCGCCCTTCGGGTAGTTCTGAAAGTTGGTCTTGGCGACGTACTCGACGTTGGCCGGGTTGGCCGTCATGACGCCGGCCCCGAGGCCGAGGCCCCTGAAATTGAAGGTCATGGTGTAGGTGGGGCAGCGCGCGAGGACGCCGGCCGACCACTCGATGAGGCGGTGCTGGTTCTTGACGAAGTGGGGGAGCGTGCCGATGATGGGGTAGGCCTTGAGGCCGTCGGAGCGAGTCTGCCTCCTGGTGTCCCGGCGTAGCCAGAGGAAGCAGAGTAGAGGCAGGAGCAGGAGGAGGGCCGTGGTCAACGGAAGCTCCATGGCGATCGGGATCTCAAGCTTGCCAGTGCAAACTGTAGGGAGTGAGTTGGCGCTCCGTGCTTGGCAGTTACAGCAAAAGGGGAAGATTCGCAGTTAGAGTTGTTGCATTCTTTTTATGCTATGTATGTATACCCGTTGTTATTTCTCTTGATTAATCTGGTCTAGTTACTGGGTTTTTAGGTGAATGTGGAAGAGGCGCGGTGGATCATGGTTACAGTCACAGAGGCTTCGTTTTACGTGTTTTCTTCTTTATGATTTTCATTATGGTTTGCATCCTACCATTAAGAAAGGTGAAGCGGTGATGGCTCTCGCGGTGTGCTTAACGTCGTCGGAGATCGTGTGAAGGCGTGTCTTCGGTGAATCTCCGCAGATTCGGTTGGTGTTTGCAAAGGTGTAGCCGGGTTGGGAGCACGCCCTCAATCGGCAGCCTAGCTACAGTAGGCAGAGCAACTCCAACGCACCGACTCAAACGGAAGGCGCTTTTGTTTGCTTTTCTTCAGTTTCGGTCGCCCGCCCCGTTTGAGATttggtcggcagtgcgcccaacgtgCCGACCCATTTCTAGTCCGTACGCAAATTTTTGAAAAGGCCCGCAGCCATATTTCATGCCAGCGGACATGTCGTCGCCCGTAGTTCATGTCGGCACCATGCCAACGCCGACATACAATGCCAACTTCAGAAAACACCACACAGTTCGGCTGGCGCACTTGCCAGCGGCCGGCatacatgccagcacacaaaaaggggCAAGAGTTTGACCATGCCATCACGgccgtggtcatgccagcacacttgCCGGCATACAAAAAATGATGACGCTCGCCGCCATAGGTCAttcgtcgtcgaacttgagcatgttggcctgcatcttctcgaaccactgCCTCTTCCTTGGCGatacggtgttgagatccaccttcatgatctccaccccggtcatcatgctcgcgagagccacttctttcgccttggtcttggcgttggcggcctcgatctctagcatcttggcttgcttcttcgcctccatctcaagcatcttggcttgcttctccgcatccatctcaagcctcctcctttggatctccatgaaggcatTCATTTGTTCTTCTTTGTATCGCCGGCGCTCCtcatcccttgagtccttcttgctCGTCATGCCCTCCACGCTTGCAATCAAGGCGTTCGATGAtgcatcccgcttgtcctccttcttggagttggtcttcccccgcggtcGTGGCTtctcgccgtcttcctcctccacNNNNNNNNNNNNNNNNNNNNNNNNNNNNNNNNNNNNNNNNNNNNNNNNNNNNNNNNNNNNNNNNNNNNNNNNNNNNNNNNNNNNNNNNNNNNNNNNNNNNNNNNNNNNNNNNNNNNNNNNNNNNNNNNNNNNNNNNNNNNNNNNNNNNNNNNNNNNNNNNNNNNNNNNNNNNNNNNNNNNNNNNNNNNNNNNNNNNNNNNNNNNNNNNNNNNNNNNNNNNNNNNNNNNNNNNNNNNNNNNNNNNNNNNNNNNNNNNNNNNNNNNNNNNNNNNNNNNNNNNNNNNNtattgcgccttgaacttctcctcgtcttTGACAACCCTCcaacaatgggagaggttgaagcacttgccgtcatgttggaccttgaatgcctccaaagcttggaatACCTATAAATGTATTGCACGCAAGCATATTGGCAAAATGGATATGGAAATGGACATGCAAGCATAAACGGAATGACACAAAAGAGGGCCACTTGCtaccataccatgtcttgcataccgatgccgctcacggggcatGCCTTGATGCTTTCAAGGGTGGCACAAAACTTgatgcactcttgttggatcaccctcatCGCTTCGAAATGGACACCCACCCACGCGTGTTACTATTTGGTACggcggaaacttcttgcgctcatggaaCTCACGATGGACACGAATCCAAAAATTTGATGCCTTTTGTTCGGCTAGACCTTGGGGTCTTGCCCAATGTCCCTCCAACACTTACAAAGGAGCTTGTCCTCGGCCGCCGTGTATGCCTTCATCCGCTTGCTCTTGTGCTTCGGCTTCGCCCCGGCGGTTTGGTTGGCGAGCttgtcctcgaacaaaggctcctcTTCGATGTCAAACTCATCCTATTCCTCTTGTTCATAGTCTTCTGGAAACTCGTGGTCGAGTGGTAAGCCGTCCAGGTCCAGGCCGACCTGATCATGCATGAAGGCCACCTGATCTTGATCAAAGGTGGACGGCGTGAACGGGAATGACCCTCGGCCATCTTGGCTTTGTGTCTCTTCGGGATCGTAGTCGGTGCTAGCGGCACCGCCAGCGGCTGCTGCACCACCCTCGAAGATGGTGTTTTGCATGTAGTCGTCGTCGCCGGAGGccggcattccgtcgaacaggttGCGCGCGCCCGGCAGCACGTCGGCTGGCATGTGCCGCGCGCGTTTCCTCGCGCCTCCGGATGACGAGCCACCGGCCACcggtgtggcgttgaggtcgatgggcatGGGCACGGGCGTGGAAGGTGCCACCGCGCTCCCCTTGGGCGAGCACTCCCCGAAGAGtcgggaggcctgcgggtagacgtggaagccgggtaTCGGATGCGTCGCGCAGGTGAGTCAGGCAACACCGTACGAGGGAACGCAgatgagccggtgctggccgcgacCACGGCAGCGTTGACGAGGCCATGCTGgccagggtttaaccctagcagaattagcgcctccctcgttgccgctgCAACGCGGGCGTTGGTCGCCTCCAGCtgtgcggcggcggcgatggcggccgcTGCGATGGCTTCGTCCCTCGCGTACGTCGCGTGCCTCCGACCCTTTCTCTTCACCGACTCCCTTGCCCGCTCTTCGGGCGTCAACTTCTTCTTCGGCTTGGGCACGGTGGCGGTCTTGCGGGGGGCGTGAGGCTTGCCTTTCCTGGAGGGGGCGGTCGTGGTGCCGGACGAGACGAGAGAGGCGAGGCCGACGGCGGCatcgaggtcgtcgtccatggcAGGCGGCGGGAGCACGCACGGGCGGGAGGGTTTTGGGGGGGGGAATGGAGGGAAATGGTGGAGGCTGCCACCGACCAGCGGCCCAGGGGGAGGAGAAGGCGAGCACACGCGTCCATAtcatgtccgcgccgacgcaaatccggctcaaattTGGCAAGCAGACGAAAAGcgggcgcgcgtccgtttgggtcggcgcgttgggccgacttttttGTCCACGCCGACCCAAACAAACACGTGTGGACGATATGGGTCGCCTCGTTGGAGTTGCTCTCAATAGTGCCAAATAGTGTTATGGTTGCTACAGACGACCTGCCACGGCCCGGCCATGCCCCTGGTAGCCTAGGGCCTGGTTACGCCCCTCGGTGTTTGTCTTCGGTGAATCCGTGTGGATTCGGACGTCGCTCGTCTGCCTTTACTTGTCAACAAGTTGGATTCTTCCGATCTACTCTTCTCTTCACTAGgtacggttgctgttctggtgcgctgatcCTATGTGGCCTTAACATGATGACTTTTTGGTTGGCTACTACAACAAGGTCTGTTTGGCTCCTATGAGGGAGGAGCGATGACGGCGGCAATGCCTTCGACTTActccagtgcttgtagttgtcgctaggtggtcttTCGACCAAGATGTAATTTTTGTTACTTGTAGTGTACTTTATACTTCATTAACAGTTCATGAATGGATcaaaatgtttttttttgaaaaaaatataaagACAACTCCAACGCAGTCCACAAAACTGCTCCTAAATGTCCACACCGGTCTACCCGGCCATTCTTTGTCACCCAACATCGTTCATCCTGCACTGCTTCAGATGTCCGAAATCCCACAAATCGACACCAAAAGTTTGAGAGGTTTGCGAGCATATGCCCTCTACCACGTCGGACTCCGGCCCACCTGACCCGCACAAAGTACCCCATATGGAGAACCTTTTGCCATATCGTGTCTCTCTCCTTTGTGCTCTATATCCGCTCCTTCGGCAGCCGACGACCTCGTCGTACCATCCCGGCCACCGCTCAGGGCCTTGTCGGGCCTTCACTGCTCCACCTGGCTGGCCCTTTCCGCATTCGACTACTCCGTCGTTCCACCATGGATCCGGCCGTAGCCCAAGTATCATCCACTATCTATCGACCCCATCCATGACGGACACCACGTTCGACAAGTGTTCAGCCAAAAGTCATTGCCATTTTTTTTGACTTTCTTGTTGTTTACTTTGGAGCAAACGATGGATTCGGACAAAGAATACTTCTACAACGAGTTCATGGAGCCATCTTCATCAAGGAACTCATGAACAGTTGTAAAATGATCTAGTTGAGCATTTCTAGACGTTTCATACGACAACTGCCGCATGACTGGCGTGTCCCATGGTTTCTGCCACAAGTTAAGTTAAGATAATTCCTGAACTGTATGTGTAACTGAAGTACTGAACCATCGCCCAAAACATAACCAAATAATTACTTGAACACAAATGAGCCATGAACAAATACCAGCATATTACTAGTTTATTAAAAGTTGCGGATGTAAATGAAAACCTTTAAACCCTCTAGTAATTTTTTGCCCGAACcaagcaagaacacaagagagatgGAGTACAGAGCAATTGTGTTTTGTGACAAAATGGACTCCTCCAAGCATCCTAGCTAGTCTCCCCTGTTCTATTCTTCACCTGCATCGGCAGGCCGCCTCCCATCCGCAGCGTCAGTGACATTATGAGCTTGGGATGCCCCTCGCCGCCGGCGTACCGGATGCTGAACCTCTCCAGCACGCACGCCACGATGGACTTCATCTGTATGTAGGCCATCTCCTTGCCGAGGCACATCCTCGGCCCCGCGTGGAAGACCGCGTACTTAAACGGGCTCTCCGGCCGGAACGCGCCCTCCTCGTCGAGCCAACGCTCCGGCCTGAACTCCTCGCAGTCCTTGCCCCAGACGCCCTCCAGCCGCGCCATGGCGAACGCGCAGTATGTCATCAGCCAGCCTTTTCCGACGAACGTGCCGTCCGGGAGGAAATCGTCCTCCTTGCAGCTGTGCGTGTCGGCGGCCACCGGCGGGTACAGCCGCATCGACTCCGTGATGGCCGCGTGGAGGTAGTGCATCTCGCGTAGCTCGTCGAAGCTGAGAGTCGACGACGCGCCGTCGCCCGACGCACGCACCGCGCGGATCTCGCGCGTGATCTTCTCCTCCACGTCGGGCCGCGTGGACACTAACCAGAAGAACCAGGTCAGCGCGGACGAGGTCGTGTCGCGGCCGGCGAGGATGAAGTTGGTGACCACGTCGCGGAGGCTCTCGTCGCTGTGCTCGCCGGCCGCGGCGAAGCGCGACAGGAAGTCGTCCCTGCTGACCAGCCCAGCCTCCCCTCTCTCCTTGCGCTCACGGACGATCTTGTCGGCGTAGCCGTGGATCGTGGCGAGCGCTGAGCGCATCCGCCTCTCCGGCTCCATGTCGAGTAGCCTCTTGACGCGCCACAGCCACTTGGCAGGCGACATGAACCGGGCCATGATGGTGTTCTGCGCGTCGTTGAAGGCGGCCATGAACTCCGCGCTCTCGGGCGCGGCCATGCTCTCCTCGGCGAGGCAGGCCGGGTCCTCGCCGAAGGCCACGCGGCAGATGTTGTCGAACGCGAAGCGCTCCAGCACGTCCTGCACGTCCAGCGTCCGCCCGTCGCGCCCCGCGCGGTCGAGCAGCGGCAGCAGCCGCTCGACGACCTCGAAGCGGACGGCGTCGACCACGAAGTTCCTCAGCGAGCGCTTGTTGAACTCGTAGCTGGCGGCCTTGCGCTGCCACAGCCACTGCTCGCCGTCGGAGTTGAAGATGCCGTGGCCGAGGAAGTCCTCGAGCATGGAGACCGAGAGCTCGCCCTTGGGGTAATTCCCAAAGTTAGCCTTGAGTATGTGCTCGACGCATGCCGGGTCGGCGGTGATGGCGCCGCCGGTGAGGCCGGGCACCTTGAAGGCGAGGGTGTGCGTGGGGCTGCCCTGCATGACGCCGGTGTACCACTCGAGGAAGCGGTCCTGGTTCTTGACGAAGTGCGGCAGCGTGCCGAGGATGGGGTAGACCTTGAGGCCATGCCCACGAGGCTGCTTCTTGGGGTCCGGCCGCAGGTAGAGAAAGTAGAGaagagggaggagagggaggaggaggaggggaagggatGAGGCCAAGGAGAGTTCCATGGTGAGTGAGTGAGTTGGTCGATCTTGCCTAGCGTGCGAGCGGTGCGGGTGATACTAGATCACTCTGCCTGCGATGGGAGGTCAAGGATTTTTCTGTTTTGTTGTATACTCGATCTGACTTGCCTCCCGATTCAGAGTTCTATGGTGAGTGAGTACAGTCGATCGACGACGAGTCAGAGTTGCCTCCCGATTCAATTATTTGATTCATGCATCGGGTTGCTACATTGGACATCACCACTTGCATTTACAGTATGTCTGTAGATGCTTTTTCAGGATCTGCTTACCAATCAAAATGAAAAAGGGAATGAAAATGCCTGCCGGTGGCATCGTCCCGGAGCGCTCGGCCCCGACGTATCTGCTGTCATGCTATTGGTGCCTATGCAAACATCATTCAGGCTTTTTCATTCTTCATAACCCCCGGTAAAACCCTTATTCAGGCTTTGGTCCGCTCCTATATATAAAAAATTCAGGCGGAGAGGCTCCTACCCCTCACCCCGCTCTTTGAAATTTCAAAATAAAATGGAAAACAAATCAAGGTGTTACGCAGATCTTAGCATTGACATTAATATAAAAAGTTTTCTGACGCTCAAATCAAGGTGTTGCGTGGATCTTTAGCATCGAC from Triticum aestivum cultivar Chinese Spring chromosome 3B, IWGSC CS RefSeq v2.1, whole genome shotgun sequence includes these protein-coding regions:
- the LOC123071102 gene encoding cytochrome P450 94B3, which produces MELSLASSLPLLLLPLLPLLYFLYLRPDPKKQPRGHGLKVYPILGTLPHFVKNQDRFLEWYTGVMQGSPTHTLAFKVPGLTGGAITADPACVEHILKANFGNYPKGELSVSMLEDFLGHGIFNSDGEQWLWQRKAASYEFNKRSLRNFVVDAVRFEVVERLLPLLDRAGRDGRTLDVQDVLERFAFDNICRVAFGEDPACLAEESMAAPESAEFMAAFNDAQNTIMARFMSPAKWLWRVKRLLDMEPERRMRSALATIHGYADKIVRERKERGEAGLVSRDDFLSRFAAAGEHSDESLRDVVTNFILAGRDTTSSALTWFFWLVSTRPDVEEKITREIRAVRASGDGASSTLSFDELREMHYLHAAITESMRLYPPVAADTHSCKEDDFLPDGTFVGKGWLMTYCAFAMARLEGVWGKDCEEFRPERWLDEEGAFRPESPFKYAVFHAGPRMCLGKEMAYIQMKSIVACVLERFSIRYAGGEGHPKLIMSLTLRMGGGLPMQVKNRTGETS